One window of Nicotiana tomentosiformis chromosome 11, ASM39032v3, whole genome shotgun sequence genomic DNA carries:
- the LOC104092844 gene encoding uncharacterized protein, with protein MTVDMNIKELLVIGDSDLLIHQVQGECTTKNVKILPYLHCVKEFSYRQQMNGAVEAANKNITRILRKIVDNHMQWHEKLSFALLGYHTTMRTSTGVTPYMWVYGTKAMIPTVVEIPYLRVIQKAKLDNVEWIRVRQEQVMLIDEKRMDAVWHGQLYQNRMANVFNRKVKPWQFASGQLVLKKIFPHQEEAKGKFAPNWKGPYVIHRVLSGGALIFAEMDNRVNTKPIKLDAIKRKYI; from the exons ATGACAGTCGACATGAACATCAAGGAGCTTCTGGTCATAGGAGATTCTGATTTACTGATACACCAAGTTCAAGGTGAATGTaccaccaagaatgtcaagatccTTCCATATCTGCACTGCGTAAAAGAGTTCT CCTACAGGCAGCAAATGAATGGAGCGGTCGAAGCAGCCAACAAAAACATCACAAGGATCTtacgaaagatagtggacaatcacatgcaatggcatgagaagctaTCCTTCGCCTTATTGGGTTACCACACCACTATGAGAACGTCAACTGGGGTAACACCATATATGTGGGTATATGGCACAAAAGCTATGATACCCACAGTGGTCGAGATACCATATTTAAGAGTCATTCAGAAAGCCAAGTTAGACAACGTGGAATGGATACGTGTCAGGCAGGAGCAAGTAATGCTCATCGATGAAAAGAGAATGGACGCAGTATGGCATGGTCAACTGTATCAAAATAGGATGGCCAACGTATTCAATAGAAAAGTGAAACCTTGGCAATTCGCGTCGGGGCAACTGGTTTTGAAGAAGATATTCCctcatcaagaagaagccaaaggaaagttcgcaCCGAACTGGAAAGGTCCTTATGTGATTCATCGAGTGTTGTCGGGAGGAGCATTGATCTTTGCAGAAATGGACAACAGAGTCAACACAAAGCCCATCAAATTAGATGCAATCAAGAgaaaatacatttga